The following are from one region of the Magallana gigas chromosome 6, xbMagGiga1.1, whole genome shotgun sequence genome:
- the LOC117689074 gene encoding uncharacterized protein, with product MSMYNVTLLGWDDGTFFPLHITAIVCISCSFIASIVVTVLSFKTHKKRFYTWSRSERFVIYLAICEMSFNFVHMFDHVTMVIEKDHVHPLELCQFYAFLMVLLVTTKNLILVVVALNAFLLIRFQCQMDFGIRDWRLCVYVMAFPIIVCTVAVSLQQFGPAGAFCIVKPGLATLLMTIVPFILILLVNTTLYLLTWFHIRRDAHQIRSVIGEQAQSGTAYVKAAKTMTMFVAVFTVQWWAVTVYGIWQIITNDVPSIVYIFVVVFTNIGGCLNLIVFINIQKKRRRILALGTNANIQTSRPNDMILSRVKNPFSSDKDKVQTTTATETQHVDQSSA from the exons ATGTCCATGTACAATGTGACACTGTTGGGCTGGGATGATGGGACTTTCTTTCCTCTTCACATCACCGCTATCGTCTGCATATCATGCAGCTTCATTGCGTCCATCGTCGTGACTGTGTTGTCATTCAAAACTCACAAAAAGAGATTCTACACTTGGTCCCGAAGTGAGCGGTTCGTGATCTACTTGGCCATTTGCGAAATGAGTTTCAACTTTGTCCATATGTTTGACCACGTGACCATGGTGATTGAGAAGGACCATGTCCACCCATTAGAGCTGTGCCAGTTCTATGCCTTTCTAATGGTACTTCTGGTGACCACCAAGAACTTGATTTTAGTTGTGGTAGCTTTAAATGCGTTTTTGTTGATTCGCTTCCAATGTCAGATGGATTTCGGTATCAGGGACTGGCGGCTGTGTGTATATGTGATGGCGTTCCCTATAATTGTGTGTACCGTGGCTGTATCTCTGCAACAGTTTGGTCCAGCCGGTGCCTT CTGTATTGTGAAGCCGGGGTTGGCTACGCTCCTTATGACGATCGTACCCTTTATCCTCATTCTATTGGTCAACACTACTCTCTACTTGCTCACGTGGTTTCACATCAGAAGAGATGCTCATCAAATCCGAAGTGTAATTGGTGAGCAGGCGCAGTCTGGAACAGCATACGTCAAGGCAGCAAAAACCATGACGATGTTTGTCGCCGTGTTCACGGTCCAATGGTGGGCTGTCACGGTCTATGGAATTTGGCAAATCATCACGAATGACGTGCCGTCTATTGTGTACATATTTGTTGTTGTGTTTACCAACATTGGTGGGTGTCTGAACCTTATCGTGTTTATAAATATCCAGAAGAAACGGCGACGAATCCTGGCGCTTGGCACCAATGCAAACATCCAAACGTCTCGTCCCAATGATATGATCCTTTCTAGAGTTAAAAACCCTTTCTCTTCGGACAAAGATAAAGTACAGACAACAACAGCAACagaaacacaacatgttgaccaATCATCGGCGTAA
- the LOC117689073 gene encoding uncharacterized protein, producing the protein MSMYNVTLLGWDDGTFFPLHITAIVCISCSFIASIVVTVLSFKTHKKRFYTWSRSERFVVYLAICEMSFSFVHMFDHVTMVIEKDHVHPLELCQFYAFLMVFLLSIKNFILIVIALNAFLLIRFRRQMDFGIRDWRLCVYVMAFPIIVCTISVSLQYFGPAGAFCMVKPGLGTLLMTTIPCILIVLVNTTLYLLTWFHIRRVAHQIRSDIGEQAQSGTAYVKAAKTMTMFVAVFTVQWWAVSVYGTWQFITNDVPSIVYIFVVVFTNIGGCLNLIVFINIQKKRRRILALGTNENVQTSRPNDVILSRVKTPFSSDKDKVQTTTATETQHVDQSSA; encoded by the exons ATGTCCATGTACAATGTGACACTGTTGGGCTGGGATGATGGGACGTTCTTTCCTCTTCACATCACCGCTATCGTCTGCATATCATGCAGCTTCATCGCGTCCATCGTCGTGACTGTGTTGTCATTCAAAACTCACAAAAAGAGATTCTACACTTGGTCCCGAAGTGAGCGGTTCGTGGTCTACTTGGCCATTTGCGAAATGAGTTTCAGCTTTGTCCATATGTTTGACCACGTGACCATGGTGATTGAGAAGGACCATGTCCACCCATTAGAACTGTGCCAGTTCTACGCCTTTCTAATGGTCTTTCTGCTAAGCATTAAGAACTTTATTTTAATTGTGATAGCTTTAAATGCGTTTCTGTTGATTCGCTTCCGACGTCAGATGGATTTCGGAATCAGGGACTGGCGGCTGTGTGTATATGTGATGGCGTTCCCTATAATTGTGTGTACCATTTCTGTATCTCTGCAATATTTTGGTCCGGCCGGTGCCTT CTGTATGGTGAAGCCGGGGTTGGGTACGCTCCTTATGACGACCATACCATGTATCCTCATTGTATTGGTCAACACTACTCTCTACTTGCTCACGTGGTTTCACATCAGAAGGGTTGCTCATCAAATCCGAAGTGATATTGGTGAGCAGGCGCAATCTGGAACAGCATACGTCAAGGCAGCAAAAACCATGACGATGTTTGTCGCCGTGTTCACGGTCCAATGGTGGGCCGTCTCCGTGTATGGAACTTGGCAATTCATCACGAATGACGTGCCGTCTATTGTCTACATATTTGTTGTTGTGTTTACCAACATTGGTGGGTGTCTGAACCTTATCGTGTTTATAAATATCCAGAAGAAACGGCGACGAATCCTGGCGCTAGGCACCAATGAAAACGTCCAAACATCTCGTCCAAATGATGTGATCCTTTCTAGAGTTAAAACCCCTTTCTCTTCGGACAAAGATAAAGTACAGACAACAACAGCAACagaaacacaacatgttgaccaATCATCGGCGTAA
- the LOC105343894 gene encoding ADP-ribosylation factor 6 isoform X1, with amino-acid sequence MTSVSHVNKNDRCDFISLVPCNCIMGGTCSGASLKNLPKKILIVGNSGAGKTHLLYSWLLGRNDLETVPTDSFNVERIVSDTCVYMMWDLCGCKDFRLKRRQFFHGTDGVVYVIDPTSDSVDAIDDLTLVSSDRDLHHLPCLVLISRRNDVKTDWLVRVKDALRSHSGATHVMDVDIVDQKSINDALRQLDRMFAPTNGHQ; translated from the exons ATGACTTCCGTTtctcatgtaaacaaaaatgacaGGTGCGATTTCATCTCACTTGTCCCTTGTAACTGTATTATGGGTGGAACTTGCAGCGGAGCGTCATTGAAAAACTTACCCAAGAAAATTCTTATTGTTGGAAACAGCGGGGCAG GAAAGACCCATTTGCTATACAGTTGGTTACTAGGAAGAAATGACCTTGAAACGGTGCCAACAGATAGCTTCAATGTGGAGAGGATAGTTTCCGATACTTGTGTGTACATGATGTGGGACCTTTGTGGTTGTAAAGACTTTCGCTTGAAACGACGGCAATTCTTCCATGGGACCGATG GTGTAGTGTATGTCATTGACCCAACATCTGACTCTGTGGATGCCATTGATGATTTGACCCTGGTGTCTTCAGACAGAGACCTCCATCATCTTCCTTGCCTTGTCCTCATTTCTAGGAGAAATG ATGTGAAAACCGATTGGCTTGTTCGAGTGAAGGATGCTCTGAGAAGTCACAGTGGTGCAACACATGTCATGGATGTGGATATCGTAGATCAGAAGTCAATTAATGATGCTCTTCGTCAGCTGGACAGAATGTTCGCCCCAACCAACGGTCACCAGTAG
- the LOC105343894 gene encoding ADP-ribosylation factor 6 isoform X2 — translation MSQFCIVMLHLIIQPCLKGKTHLLYSWLLGRNDLETVPTDSFNVERIVSDTCVYMMWDLCGCKDFRLKRRQFFHGTDGVVYVIDPTSDSVDAIDDLTLVSSDRDLHHLPCLVLISRRNDVKTDWLVRVKDALRSHSGATHVMDVDIVDQKSINDALRQLDRMFAPTNGHQ, via the exons ATGTCACAATTTTGTATTGTAATGCTACATTTGATTATCCAGCCATGTTTAAAAG GAAAGACCCATTTGCTATACAGTTGGTTACTAGGAAGAAATGACCTTGAAACGGTGCCAACAGATAGCTTCAATGTGGAGAGGATAGTTTCCGATACTTGTGTGTACATGATGTGGGACCTTTGTGGTTGTAAAGACTTTCGCTTGAAACGACGGCAATTCTTCCATGGGACCGATG GTGTAGTGTATGTCATTGACCCAACATCTGACTCTGTGGATGCCATTGATGATTTGACCCTGGTGTCTTCAGACAGAGACCTCCATCATCTTCCTTGCCTTGTCCTCATTTCTAGGAGAAATG ATGTGAAAACCGATTGGCTTGTTCGAGTGAAGGATGCTCTGAGAAGTCACAGTGGTGCAACACATGTCATGGATGTGGATATCGTAGATCAGAAGTCAATTAATGATGCTCTTCGTCAGCTGGACAGAATGTTCGCCCCAACCAACGGTCACCAGTAG
- the LOC105343895 gene encoding uncharacterized protein: MSESTSEIPVRGLNSERFYPYHVTAITCIGASLVGVVVILYISFKSRLYKSFFQWTLSDRFVVYIAACDGLFNLSHVLDHVQMVVTRSHVHPRNLCVVYAFLVVVFTTAKGLLVSAIALNSFCAVHFGKSVNFGSYDWKLHLFILGIPSMEASLAVLLNKLGPTGLFCGIQERVALMVMTTVPATLILVVTCSLYVIIWCRIRREIRRLQSAKQALKHNATKIMTLFVTAYVVQWSSVSASGIFSFHGEVFEVMDYFVITTTNLGGVFNGIAFLAIQVMRVRQKNMVIQPKLVPRNIETGGTKF, encoded by the exons ATGAGCGAGTCAACCAGTGAGATTCCAGTGAGGGGTTTGAACAGCGAGAGGTTCTATCCGTACCACGTTACGGCCATCACATGTATCGGCGCCAGTTTGGTTGGCGTGGTCGTAATTTTGTATATCTCGTTCAAATCTCGTCTGTATAAGTCGTTCTTCCAGTGGACGCTTAGCGATCGGTTCGTGGTGTACATCGCAGCCTGTGATGGCCTCTTTAATTTGTCGCACGTGCTCGATCACGTACAGATGGTCGTTACAAGGTCGCATGTCCACCCACGAAATCTTTGCGTAGTGTACGCCTTCCTGGTTGTCGTTTTTACCACTGCAAAAGGACTACTGGTTTCGGCAATTGCGCTGAACTCATTCTGTGCTGTTCATTTTGGAAAGTCGGTAAATTTCGGATCTTACGACTGGAAACTacatctttttattttgggTATTCCGTCGATGGAAGCCTCACTAGCTGTTCTTTTAAATAAGCTTGGGCCCACTGGTTTATT TTGCGGCATACAAGAACGTGTTGCTCTCATGGTTATGACGACGGTTCCAGCTACCCTGATACTCGTAGTCACGTGTTCTCTCTACGTCATTATCTGGTGTCGTATAAGGCGAGAAATTCGACGGCTGCAGTCGGCCAAACAAGCTCTGAAACACAACGCCACCAAAATCATGACGTTGTTCGTCACAGCCTACGTTGTTCAGTGGTCCTCGGTTTCAGCGAGTGGAATTTTCTCGTTTCATGGTGAAGTGTTTGAGGTTATGGATTATTTCGTGATAACAACCACTAACCTTGGCGGGGTGTTTAACGGAATAGCATTTCTTGCTATCCAAGTAATGCGTGTGCGACAGAAGAACATGGTCATTCAGCCAAAGTTAGTTCCTCGAAACATTGAAACGGGCGGGACGAAATTTTGA